In Fervidobacterium thailandense, the genomic window CCAAGAGGGAATACAAACCACTGCAAAGGGCACTGGGAGTCAACGAAGCGGGATTAAGGAAGTTACTCTCCTCGCTGAGAAAAGAACACATCGTGGAGCACAAGATGTGCCAGAACCTGTGGCATGAGATAGATTATAGCAAAGTCCCGTCTGTTGCACTTGGGAGGTACTCACGTGCGTTCATCAGGCATGACGAGGAGAGGTTTAACGAATACTTGAACAGTGTAAAAAGGGGAGAAGCGAAAATCAACACGCAAGCTCTCTTCCCGCATGACTGCGTGGCTACGGTTATGAACGGCCACGATGAGCTCGGTGATCTGCAGTTTGAGAATCTACCAAATTATATGCCCGAAAACTACAAGGTTATCGTCGTTGCCGACACATCCGGAAGCATGTCCATTCCCATCAGTGGTTCGATCCAAGCCGTCCACGTTTCCATCGGTTTGGCGTTGTATTGCTCGGCCAAGATTCCCGAGGACAACCCGTTCCATAAGAAGTTCATCGCTTTCGAATCCGAAAGCGAGTTCAAAAACTGGAACGGTATGAAGTTCAGTGAGGCGGTGAAAAATAAGGAGATCTTCGACGGAGCTTGCGGCGGGACAAGAATCGATAAAGCCCTGAAACTGATACTCGATACGGCACTTTTCTACAACTTAAAGCAAGAACAATTACCAGAAGTACTGTTGATCGTTTCCGACATGCAGTTCCACATGGGTGTGGAAGGGGATGGCACGGAAGTGGAAAAAGTACTGCGAGAGTTCGAAAAGAAAGGATACACCCCTCCAAAAATCGTCTACTGGAACACTGCCGGTTACGCAGGGAGTCCCGCAACTGTGAACACGCCGAATACGGTCCTGATCTCCGGCTTCAGTCCGGCCGTGCTGAAGTACGTTTTCAGCACGGATTTCTCCCCGCGGAGTGTCATGCTCGCAGCCGTCGAAAAATACGATGTGAAACCACCAACGGGATTTTGAGGTGTTAAGGCGGTTTCCGGGAAAATTTCTGAAATTTTTGTCAGAAACTTGAGGGCTTGACGTCTATATTATATGGAATAGAATAAATTCGATTCGGAAATTTGGGCGGTTCCCGAGCCAGCCTTATATTGTCTTGAGTATATTTGTTGAAAGCTTATCTTGCTTTAAATTACCTTTGGGAGGGCTGGTTGAATGGGGTTCAAGGGGCTTGCGGGCTGGCTCGGGAACGGGCAAGTGAGTGCGGAGTTCTACCACGAGATTCTGAAATTCGTTGCGGTTTACATTAACTCAAAAAGAGTAGATTCGAGAAAGTACGGTATGAGCAAGCACGAACTGGCGTACGAAGTGACGCACTCTTTCGTGCTCAAGTTACCCCAGCTACGGATGGAAGTTCTCGAGCGTTCGAAAAATCCCGAGGCTTACTTTACCGCTGCCCTCAGGAATTTTGTACTGGATTACCTCTCAAAGAATGAAATGGAATACCTGTCGCTCGATTCGGATGCTGGAGAGAACAGGGACTGGATTGAGGTCACGATTTCCGCTGAAACGTATCAGCACTCTTACAACGTGCTCAACGAGGTTGAGCTCGAGGACGCAGAGGATGAAGAAGTTGAGTTAGTACTCGAACAGTTGGTCGAGGAACTTGAAGCATCGAGTCAAAACGTTAGGCGGAACCTGATGGTCTTCTTTCTAACGGAGTTACGTCAGGACGTGAACACCTCTCAACTGTACGAGTACGGTCTGACACCGGCGAACATTTACAAGATTAGACAAAGAGCCAAGGAGTTTCTAAAGTCCTTTGCTCGAGAACACGGATACGATGAACGTGCCGTCGTGAAAGCGACATTCAAGTACCTGTCAGCGTTCGTGCAAAGTAACGAATAAAGTAACGAATGAAAGATTCCCTAAGGATGGGTTCAGCAAAGGTATATTGTCTTGATGGTACTTAAACGGGCGAACGCCCACCCATCCTGTAACTGGCCACCTCCCACGGTGAGTGGGAGGTGGCTTTTTTTATACGCTCTTTCTAAATCGTAAGTTTTCGCTCAACGGAAAGCGAAGACGCGGATATTTGAGAACTTTATTGCATGGGTGAATATTTTTTCTTTAATTCCCCGAAAAGGGATGGTAAAGGGTCTTTTTCAGTTTGTGAATAATTTGGCAAAAGGTTAGAATGTTCTCGGAAACTGTTGAGATTGTTGCATTTTTGAACGGGTGAGAATGGCGCGGGAGGTAGATGTTATGGACGTAAGTCAAGTCGTGAGGCTTGTTGAAAAGGAAGGTATCAACTTCATCGACCTTAAGGTTGTTGATCTGTGGGGAAGATGGCGCCACGTCACGTTGGCCAGGACGAACTTCTCGGAGAAAATCTTCTACGAAGGTGTTGGAGTGGATGCTTCAAACTTGGGGTACGCTGAGGTTTTCAGTAGTGATATGGTTATTATACCCGATCCTGAAACCGCGTTCGTGGAAACGTACGGTGAAGACAAAGTACTCTCGATGATTTGCGATGTCTATGAAACGGAAAATATGAAGCCCTGTCCACACGATCCGAGAACGATACTTAAGAAGACACTCGAAAGTATCAGGGATATAGCCGACGAAGTGTACCTGGGTCCAGAGTACGAGTTTCACGTATTCGAGGAAGTGCGTTACCAGGTTACGAGTAACAAGGTGATGTTCGAAATCGATAGTCTGGAAGGCTTTTGGAACGCGGAAGAAACTGGGGAATATTTCGTGGGTCGCAAGAAGGGTTACCACAGGATTCCACCGTTCGACACCTTAATGGAAGTCAGGAACGCAATAGTCAAAAAGCTACTCGAATACGGCATTCCCGTTAAGTACCATCACCACGAAGTCGGTAGTTGCCAGGTTGAAATCGAACTTCCCCTTATCGACGCGCTGAAAGCGGCTGATTACACGATGATGGTCAAACACGTTGCCCGGATGGTGGCAAAAGAATTCGGGTACATTGTAACCTTTATGCCAAAGCCCATGTTCGACGAGGCTGGTAACGGAATGCATGTTCATCAGTTCCTGAAGAAAAACGGTTATAACATCTTCGATGGAGACAAACTTTACAACCTCTCTCAGGAAGCGTTGTACTACATCGGCGGTATTTTGAAAAATGCCCCGGCCCTGATGGCCTTCACGAATCCGTCGACGAATTCCTACAGAAGACTCGTTCCAGGATTCGAAGCTCCCACCAACGCGGTTTTTGCGCTGGCAAACAGAACATCGGCTATCAGAATCCCAGCGTACGTGAAGGATCCAGAAAAGCGTAGGATAGAGTTCAGAACGATAGATGCAACGTGTAATCCTTACCTCGGATTTGCGGCGATGATACTGGCTGGAGTTGATGGGATAAGGAGAAAGATAGATCCTGTCGCGGAAGGTTTTGGACCTTTCGAGGGTGATATGTACGAGAAGGAACTCAAACCGCTCCCAAAGAGTCTTGAGGAGAGTTGCCGAGCACTCCTGGAAAACCACGGCTTCCTGACCACGTTCCCGAAGGAACTTATCGAACACTGGGTAAAAGTAAAGCTAAAAGAGGAACGGCTTGTGAATTCCATACCGCATCCGAAGGAATACGATTTGTACTTCGACGCGTAATTTGTGAAATACGAGTGGAACGTGTTGTTAAAAGCCGGTGCTCAGCACCGGCTATTTTCTTACAGTCCGTTCGTTTCGGAGAAACGTTTTGCCTTTTCGGGTTTTTGGTGTAAAATTTATGTTGAGCAAACGTTAAGTTTGAGGTGAGGTTCTTGAGAGAGATTGAGAAAGAAGTATCGAGGATCGTAGACTTTATACGCAAGTGTGTTAACGATTACGGTTTTCGCGGTGCGGTGCTCGGTGTCAGCGGTGGAATCGACTCAGCGGTGGTTTTAGGATTGTTGATCAGGGCGTTGGACAGGGATCGCATTCTGGCCTTGATTTTACCGGAACGTGACAGTTCCAAACGCAGCCTTCGTGACGCACAGAGGGTATGTAAGCACTTTGGTGTGGTTCCGCAAGTGTACAGTATAACCGGGGCGTTGAGGGCTCTTGGTGCGTACAAACTCTTTCCACCGGCATTTCTGATTCCCGAGAAGTTAAAACAAATCTACGCGAGAAACAGGTGGAATCGTTACGAAGATCCGTACATCATGGACCTACTCAACGAAGGTGACGAGTTATTTTTGAAAGGACTTGCGTACTACCGTGTGAAGCACAGGGTTCGAATGTGTAAGTTGTACATGGAAGCCGAAAAGAGAAAGTACTGTGTCGTGGGTACGACCAACAGAACCGAGCAACTGCTTGGGCTGTACGTAAAGTGGGGCGACGATTCGGTGGACATAGAACCGATCATGCACCTGTACAAGGTGGAAGTGTACGAAATGGCAAAGTATCTCGGTGTACCTACATATATCATCGAGAAGGCACCGACTCCGGACCTTGTGCCCGGAATCGTGGATGAAGAGGCCTTTGGATTAACGTACGCTGAAATCGATTCCATTCTAATG contains:
- a CDS encoding DUF2828 family protein, giving the protein MKKTWEGGNCYEFSLDHHLEFFSKAGSLFEGRWSFYGNEESALSLFQKMWALNSLEDRLLSMKLLFWLRDCRGGAGNRSGFRSCAKWLAVNDARWMEANLELVPEHGRWDDLKVFFGTPLEEAAARLWARAIADGNVLAAKWAKREYKPLQRALGVNEAGLRKLLSSLRKEHIVEHKMCQNLWHEIDYSKVPSVALGRYSRAFIRHDEERFNEYLNSVKRGEAKINTQALFPHDCVATVMNGHDELGDLQFENLPNYMPENYKVIVVADTSGSMSIPISGSIQAVHVSIGLALYCSAKIPEDNPFHKKFIAFESESEFKNWNGMKFSEAVKNKEIFDGACGGTRIDKALKLILDTALFYNLKQEQLPEVLLIVSDMQFHMGVEGDGTEVEKVLREFEKKGYTPPKIVYWNTAGYAGSPATVNTPNTVLISGFSPAVLKYVFSTDFSPRSVMLAAVEKYDVKPPTGF
- the nadE gene encoding NAD(+) synthase gives rise to the protein MREIEKEVSRIVDFIRKCVNDYGFRGAVLGVSGGIDSAVVLGLLIRALDRDRILALILPERDSSKRSLRDAQRVCKHFGVVPQVYSITGALRALGAYKLFPPAFLIPEKLKQIYARNRWNRYEDPYIMDLLNEGDELFLKGLAYYRVKHRVRMCKLYMEAEKRKYCVVGTTNRTEQLLGLYVKWGDDSVDIEPIMHLYKVEVYEMAKYLGVPTYIIEKAPTPDLVPGIVDEEAFGLTYAEIDSILMDLEKGIEREGPAVERIKKIITSTKLRELKCLHLERGE
- the glnA gene encoding type I glutamate--ammonia ligase; this translates as MDVSQVVRLVEKEGINFIDLKVVDLWGRWRHVTLARTNFSEKIFYEGVGVDASNLGYAEVFSSDMVIIPDPETAFVETYGEDKVLSMICDVYETENMKPCPHDPRTILKKTLESIRDIADEVYLGPEYEFHVFEEVRYQVTSNKVMFEIDSLEGFWNAEETGEYFVGRKKGYHRIPPFDTLMEVRNAIVKKLLEYGIPVKYHHHEVGSCQVEIELPLIDALKAADYTMMVKHVARMVAKEFGYIVTFMPKPMFDEAGNGMHVHQFLKKNGYNIFDGDKLYNLSQEALYYIGGILKNAPALMAFTNPSTNSYRRLVPGFEAPTNAVFALANRTSAIRIPAYVKDPEKRRIEFRTIDATCNPYLGFAAMILAGVDGIRRKIDPVAEGFGPFEGDMYEKELKPLPKSLEESCRALLENHGFLTTFPKELIEHWVKVKLKEERLVNSIPHPKEYDLYFDA